From the Quercus lobata isolate SW786 chromosome 6, ValleyOak3.0 Primary Assembly, whole genome shotgun sequence genome, one window contains:
- the LOC115993666 gene encoding protein SIEVE ELEMENT OCCLUSION B-like isoform X2: protein MASNALGSSQQSNKGGPSLFTLSEQEILNQIYSTHHVHDDEKFDVESLFIIVENILKRATVVVDNVVLGTHATVEDLEEKTPKASFSPPICALKNISCEMQCKAPGEEIAHKTALTILNKLSNYSWDTKAVLTLAAFALDYGEFWQIAQAPASDQLAKSVGTLRRVPMLLKRPTLQKHRQSLIELNNVIKATLEVIEYIFELEKISNYDTKDVPALSTGVEHIPVDVYWAIVTIVASTTQFCCLINDEYKKPELSPFSQKLNYIVTKLKRQITTIKQQIEVTEAYWKLVKVFRTPIEIMEIFKLLIYTKDNVQPLIDGSTKKPVSIEVLKRKNVLLFISSLDISDDDISILRPIHDTIKKEDQYKIIWIPIVDEWTEVSKKKFEILRSKMPWYVVQYYSPIAGIRFVKEKWNFTGKPSVVVLNPQGKVECENALHMIRVWGIKAFPFTSTREEILTTSGEWIGSIGAGIHPNIENWIKDQKYIFFYGGKDKEWIQQFTKRATAIANDPMIKEAKISIELHCIGKGSKGEDDLGILGRFWTGIESLFISKTQRKTDTDAVALEIQKLLSYKNESGWVVLSKGSTVALSGHGTTMLKVLEDFDKWKEVVREKGFESTFKEYHNKVLHTAHICCRIDIPKASGKIPENMKCPDCPRVMETYISFKCCHIDGAANGLH, encoded by the exons GGTACTCATGCAACTGTTGAAGACTTGGAGGAGAAGACACCCAAAGCAAGTTTTAGTCCACCCATATGTGCACTCAAGAATATTTCCTGTGAG ATGCAATGCAAGGCCCCTGGTGAAGAAATTGCTCACAAAACAGCTCTCACAATACTTAACAAGCTATCAAACTATTCCTGGGATACAAAGGCAGTGTTAACTCTTGCAGCTTTTGCTTTGGATTATGGGGAATTCTGGCAAATAGCCCAAGCTCCGGCGTCGGACCAACTAGCCAAATCAGTGGGAACCTTGAGGCGGGTACCTATGCTCTTGAAGCGTCCAACCCTGCAGAAACATAGGCAATCACTTATTGAGCTTAACAATGTGATCAAAGCCACACTGGAAGTGATTGAATACATCTTTGAGTTGGAGAAGatatcaaattatgacacaaaGGATGTACCAGCATTATCAACAGGCGTGGAGCACATCCCAGTGGATGTTTATTGGGCAATAGTAACTATTGTAGCAAGCACAACTCAGTTTTGTTGCCTCATTAACGATGA GTACAAGAAACCGGAACTATCCCCCTTTTCTCAGAAACTCAATTACATCGTCACCAAGCTTAAGAGGCAGATAACAACTATCAAACAACAAATAG AGGTGACAGAGGCTTACTGGAAGCTGGTGAAGGTTTTCCGAACCCCTATAGAGATTATGGAAATATTTAAGCTACTAATTTATACCAAGGACAATGTGCAGCCCCTTATTGATGGTTCTACTAAGAAACCG GTTAGCATTGAAGTGCTGAAGCGGAAGAATGTCTTATTATTCATTTCAAGCCTAGACATTTCTGATGATGACATTTCAATTCTTAGACCAATTCATGATACAATTAAGAAGGAAGATCAATATAAGATTATATGGATCCCAATTGTGGACGAATGGACTGAGGTCTCAAAAAAGAAGTTTGAGATCCTTCGTTCTAAGATGCCATGGTACGTGGTGCAGTACTATTCACCAATTGCAGGTATTAGATTCGTGAAGGAGAAGTGGAACTTCACGGGTAAGCCCTCTGTTGTGGTGCTGAACCCTCAAGGAAAGGTGGAATGTGAGAATGCATTGCACATGATCAGGGTATGGGGAATAAAGGCCTTCCCTTTCACTTCCACAAGGGAGGAAATTCTGACCACTTCAGGGGAATGGATTGGATCCATAGGAGCTGGAATTCATCCAAATATTGAGAACTGG atcaaggaccaaaagtaCATCTTTTTCTATGGAGGCAAGGACAAAGAATGGATCCAACAATTCACTAAAAGAGCAACTGCTATTGCCAATGATCCGATGATAAAAGAAGCAAAGATTTCCATAGAGTTGCACTGCATTGGAAAGGGTAGCAAAGGAGAGGACGATCTTGGCATCCTTGGGCGCTTCTGGACTGGCATTGAGAGCTTGTTCATTTCCAAGACTCAAAGGAAGACTGATACAGACGCTGTGGCACTAGAGATCCAAAAATTGCTATCATACAAGAATGAGAGTGGATGGGTTGTGCTCAGCAAAGGGTCAACTGTGGCACTCAGTGGGCATGGGACAACTATGTTGAAGGTTTTGGAGGACTTTGACAAATGGAAGGAGGTTGTGCGAGAAAAGGGCTTTGAATCCACTTTCAAAGAGTACCATAACAAGGTTCTTCACACTGCTCACATTTGTTGCCGCATTGACATTCCAAAGGCCAGTGGTAAAATACCAGAGAACATGAAATGCCCCGACTGTCCCAGAGTCATGGAGACTTATATCAGCTTCAAGTGTTGCCACATTGATGGTGCCGCTAATGGTCTTCATTGA